The Desulfovibrio fairfieldensis sequence GCTGCGCCATGCCGTGGCCATCATTGTCAGCGTGAGCGCCGGGGCTTTTGTCGCCATGTTTTCCGCCGGGCTCATCGCCCAGAGCGGCGGCCTGCCGCGTGAAGTGGTCATGTCCATCCTCTCCAAAGGGGTTTCCATTCCCTTTGCCGTGGAGGTCGCCAAAATCTACGACGGGATTCCTTCCCTGGCCGCCGCCTTTGTGGTGGCTACCGGCACTCTGGGCTCGCTGCTGGGCGTCTGGACCCTGAACCTTGTGCGCGTCAACTCCCCCTTTGCCCGTGGGCTGACCCTGGGCACAATCTCCCACGCCCAGGGAACGGCGGCGGCCCTGCAGGAAGGCGAGGAGGCGGGCGCCATGGCCGGTCTGGCCATGATTCTGGCGGGCATCCTCACCGCCGCCTTCGCGCCGCCGGTGGTCTGGCTGCTGCGCGTCGCCGCCTGAACCCGGAACACATTCCTCCATGCTTCGTGAAGAAAAAATATCGCGGCCGCGTTTCTTTCTTTTCTTTCTCACCGGACTGCTTCTGGCAGTGCTGCTCGCGGCGATGCCGGACCGGCGGCCCGTTGCCGCCGCGATCGCGCCGGAGGTCCGGGAGGGGGACATCATTTTTCACGCCTCCACCTCGTCCCAGAGCGCGCTCATCCGCCTGCTGACCCGTTCGCCGTATACCCACTGCGGCCTTGTGATGCGCCACAAGGGGCGCTGGCTGGTGCTGGAGGCGGTGCAGCCGGTGAAGCTTACGCCCCTGGCGGCCTGGACGGCGCGCGGCGCGGGCGGGCATTATGTGCTTAAACGCCTCAAGAATGCGGACGCCGCGCTCACGCCCGACGTGTTGGAGCGCATGCGGCGTCTTGGCCTGGGCATGCTGGGCCGGGCTTATGACCGGCAGTTTCGCTGGTCCGACGCGAAACTATACTGCTCGGAACTGGTCTGGAAACTCTATCGTCGCGGCGCGGGCATCACCCTTTGCAAACCGCAGCATTTCAGAGATTTTAATCCGGCGCGGCCCTCCTTGGCCGGAGAGGCCGCCCGCCGCTACGGGAAAAACATGCCGCCGCCGGACGAGCCCGTGGTCACGCCAGCGGCCCTGTATGACAGCCCCCTGCTGCGCATAGTGCGGGAGGAATAGGCGAACCTGAAAAAGCAGTTTGCATTGCGGCGTCCGGGCGGGAAGGCGCTTATGCTCCAACGCTTTTGTTCCTCCGGCGTTACCGTCAGTTTCCCCCCACCACAAAGGCGTGGGGGTAGAGAGCTCTGAACAGGTCCAGCATCTGCTGCGCGCCGTTGGAATCCTGCCAGGGGCCCACCTGCACGTTCCACATGTTGTTGCTGCCGAACTCCAGGCGGCCCTTGTGGCCGGACCGGGTCAGGATATTGATCAGTTTGTAGGCGTTGTTCTTGTCGGCAAAGGCTCCCACCTGCACATAGAAGGGGCCGCTCATGTCGCCGTTCTCCCGCAGTTGGGGAATGCCGCCCAGGCTCTGGACGCGCACTCTGGCCGTGCCCGTGCCCATCATGTTCAGGCGCGTGGCCGCGCTGCGCGAGAGATCGATGACGCGGTCGTCCACAAAGGGGCCCCGGTCGTTGACCCGCACAATGATGGAACGGCCGTTGCCCAGATGGGTGACGCGCACCTTGGTGCCTAATGGCAGGATCTTGTGGGCCGCTGTCATGGCGTATTGATTGTAGCGCTCGCCGTTAGCGGTTTTTTTGCCGTGAAAGCCCGGTCCGTACCAGGAGGCTGTGCCCACTTCCACAAAGCCGTGGGCGGATTTGAGGGGATAATAGGTCTTGCCGCGCACGGTGTAGGGCTTGCTGCCCGGTACGCCGCCCTTGCGCCAGGAACGCGAGCCGCAGCCGGACAACAGGGCCGCGCAGAGCAGGAGTGCCAGGCAGACCCGCAGCGCGCGAAAGGCCTTGTTCATGCGGCGGGCTCCGATTCGGCCAGACAGCGCGGCAGGCCGTTCTGAGCGCAGGCCGCGCACAGCGCCGTGTCGGCCTCCCCGGCGGAGCCGCTTTCCAGACCGCGCAGGAGCTCCCGGCTTTCGTCATTGAGCAGGTTCCGCTCCCGCGCCCGCCGGAGCAGGGCCATGGCGGGTTCGTGCCGCCCCGATTCCAGAAAATCCCGGGCGGCCAGCAAATAAAGGCGTTCGGGTTCGCCGTCGTACAGGGCCGTGAGCAGATCCGGATAGAGCGGGCCGAAAACCTCGCGGGCCAGAGGCTCCTCGCAGGCCAGCCAGCGGGCCAGGCGGCAGTTCCGGCCCTCGGCCGTCAGATAGCGGGTGAGCAGGAAAAGCCCGTGCGACAGGACGTGGATGATGCGCTCCAGCTCGCGCACCGAGCTTTCGGCGGTCTGCGCGGCCAGGGCGCTCAAGGGGCCGTAGAATTCGCCGGTCACTGCCGGGTGACGGCCCAGCTGGGCCAGGCGGTTGGCGTAATGCTGGCCCTGGAAGGCGTCTTCCTTGAGCTTGGCGCATTCGTGAAAAGCGTAACCCACGCACCAGTCGATGAGGGCCTCCACCGGGCTCTGCACGGCGGTGCCGTCGGGATGGGGGCTGGCCGCGTACTGCCAGAGCATGATGCCCGGGCTTTCCGCCGGAGCCTCTGTAGCTGCCGCCGCCGTGCGGACCGTATTGCGGAACAGGTGGTGGGCCGTATCCTTGAGCCGCCAGAACACGCCCTTGCGCATGGCCTCGCCCAGCAGGTCGCGCAGGGCGGAATAGGAAACCGTGCCGTCGCGCTCAAAACGTCGCCGCTGGTCGGACAACAGGCGGAAGACCATGCAGTAGTCGCGCACCAGGTCGCGCACGAAAAAGGCCCTGTTGGCCAGCAGCCAACGCTCGCTCACGCCTCGTCCTCCCGCAGGAGCGTCCTGGCCACGGCCAGGTCGTAGAGCTTGAGCGGGTCGGCTTCCTGGTTGCGTTCCTCTTTGTACAAGCGGGCCGCGTTTTGCACCACGCTCAAGCTGAGCCAGGGATGGCGCTCCCAGACTTCGGGATGGTCCGCCTGCCAGAGCCGGAATTCCACTTCGCCGTCCCGGCCGCGCCGCACGTAAACCCGGGCGCGGCTGTTGCCCGCCTGGGGATGATAATACAAGCCGCGTTCGTCTTTCATGGCTGTCGTTATCCTTTACGGTGGAAAGTAAAACGCCCGTATCTTACGCTTAAAGCGCCGCCTTGGCAAAGGCGGCGCGTGCCCCCCCCGCCGGGACCGGAGGCGACGCTGTGAAAATGTGGTCAATGTTCGACCCTGCCGGTTGTCATCAGGGGAAAAATGAGATATGCAACGAAAAGACCGCGTTGCGGCCCGAGGGGCCGAGGCTTTGGCTCGCCCGCTCGTTCGTGATCCCTTGGGGCGTTCCGCTTTTGCGGAGCGGGCGCTGCGGCGGCTTTGCGGGAAGTTGCCGGGGCACCGAGGCGGGATGCGTTCCCGCCGCGCATCGGCACACGCGCAGAAGTCCGTTTTGCGATGCTCCGGGATCGGCGCACCTGAACGGCATGTCACGCGATGGCGTGATACAACCAAACCATGTGGAGGTATGGCAATGGCGAAATATGCAACCCCCAAGTTGGACGAGCTTGAAAGCGGCCCTTGGCCGAGCTTTGTGTCCGACATTAAACAGGAAGCGGCCGCGCGGGCCAAAAATCCCAAGGGTCTTGACTATCAGATCCCGGCGGACTGCCCCGAAGACCTGCTGGGCGTGTTGGAGCTTTCCTACAACGACAAGGAAACCCACTGGAAACACGGCGGCATCGTGGGCGTGTTCGGTTACGGCGGCGGCGTTATCGGCCGTTACTGCGACCAGCCCGAACAGTTCCCCGGCGTGGCCCACTTCCACACCATGCGTGTGGCCCAGCCCGCCGGCAAATACTATGACACCAAGTTCCTGCGCGACCTGTGCGACATCTGGGATCTGCGCGGTTCCGGCCTGACCAACATGCACGGTTCCACGGGCGACATCGTGCTGCTGGGCACCCAGACCGTCCAGCTGGAAGAAGTCTTCCACGAGCTGACCCACAAGATGAACGTGGACCTCGGCGGTTCCGGTTCCAACCTGCGCACGCCCGAAGCCTGCCTCGGACAGTCCCGCTGTGAGTACGCCTGCTACAATACGCAGGATATGTGCTATCAGCTGACCATGGACTACCAGGACGAGCTGCACCGCCCGGCTTTCCCCTACAAGTTCAAATTCAAATTCGACGGCTGCCCCAACGGCTGCGTCTGCGCCATGGCCCGTTCCGACTTCGCCGTGGTGGGCACCTGGAAGGACGACATCAAGATCGACCAGGAAAAGGTCAAAGCCTACCTGGCCGGCGAAATCAAACCCAACGCGGGTGCGCATGCCGGGCGCGACTGGGGCAAGTTCGACATCCAGAAGGAAGTCATTGACCGTTGCCCCAGCCAGTGCATGAAGTGGGACGGTTCCAAGCTCTCCATCAAGACTGCCGACTGCGTGCGCTGCATGCACTGCATCAACACCATGCCCCAGGCCCTGCACATCGGCGACGAGCGCGGCGCCAGCATTCTGGTGGGCGCCAAGGCCCCGGTGGTGGACGGCGCGCAGATGGGTTCGCTGCTTGTTCCCTTCATCTCCTGTGAAGCCCCCTATGACGATGTCAAAGAAGTCATCGAAAAGATCTGGGATTGGTGGATGGAAGAAGGCAAAAACCGCGAGCGCGTGGGCGAAACCATGAAGCGCCTCTCCTTCCAGAAGCTGCTGGAAGTCACCGACACGCCGGCCATGCCCTGCCAGGTGAAAGCGCCTCGTGCCAATCCCTTCATCTTCTTTAAGGAAGAGGAAGTGCCCGGCGGCTGGAATCGCGATCTCGCCGAATTCCGTAAACGCCATCAACGCTAGTATAAGGGGGAAACGAACATGGCTTTTATTTCTACCGGGTACAATCCCCAGAAACCCATGGAAGGCCGTATCTCCGACATCGGCCCTCATAAGTACGACGACTATTTCCCGCCGATGATCAAAAAGAACTTCGGCAAGTGGCTCTATCATGAAATTCTGGAGCCCGGCGTACTGATGCATGTGGCCGAAAGCGGCGACAAGGTCTACACCGTGCGCGTCGGCGGCGCCCGTACCATGTCCATCACCCACATCCGTGAGTTGTGCGACATCGCCGACAAGTACTGCGGCGGCTATCTGCGTTGGACCACCCGTAACAACATTGAATTCATGGTGGACGACGAAGCCACCATGAAGGCCCTGCGCGACGACCTGAACTCCCGCAAGTTCCCCGGCGGTTCCTTCAAGTTCCCCGTGGGCGGCACGGGCGCCTGCGTCTGCAACATGATCCACACCCAGGGCTGGGTGCACTGCCACACGCCCGCCACCGACGCTTCCGGCCCGGTGAAATGCGTGATGGACGCCCTGTTCGACGAGTTCGATCACATGCGCATGCCCGCACCCGTGCGCGTGTCCCTGGCCTGCTGCATCAACATGTGCGGCGCCGTGCACTGCTCGGACATCGGCCTGGTGGGCATCCACCGCAAACCGCCCATGATCGACCACGAATGGGCCGACCAGCTCTGTGAAATTCCGCTGGCCGTGGCCGCCTGCCCGACGGCCGCCGTGCGTCCCACCAAGGTGGAGCACAACGGCGAGAAGGTGAATTCCATCGCCATCAAGGAAGACCGTTGCATGTACTGCGGCAACTGCTACACCATGTGCCCGGCCCTGCCCATCGCTGACAGCGAGGGCGACGGCATCGCCATCATGGTGGGCGGCAAGGTTTCCAACCGCATCTCCATGCCCAAGTTCTCCAAGGTGGTCGTGGGCTACATCCCCAACGAACCGCCGCGCTGGCCCAGCCTGACCAAGACCGTGAAGCACATTGTCGAGGTCTACGCGGCCAACGCCGAAAAATACGAACGTCTGGGCGAATGGGCCGAGCGCATCGGCTGGGAAAGCTTCTTCAAGCTGACCGGCCTTGAGTTCACCCACCACCTCATCGACGACTTCCGCGATTCCGCCTATTACACCTGGCGTCAAAGCACCCAGTTCAAGTTCTAGGCAGTTTGCTTAACCCCGGCGGCGCGGCAACGCGCCGCCGGGCCAGGAGAACGCTCATGGCTGACGATAAAGAGATTGTTGTTGAATTTCTGAAAAGCAAATCCGCGGCCAAGTCCAAGTTCTACTTCAAGGACTTTCTGGAACTCTTTCCGGACAGGGGCCCCCGCGACGTGAAAAAAGTCCTCACCAAGCTGATCAATGAGGAAGTGCTGGAATTCTGGTCCTCCGGCTCCACCAGCATGTACGGCCTGAAGGGTGCGGGCAAGCAGTCGCACGCCGAGGGCGAAGACTAGCCTATTTGGCCTTTTTTGTCGCTGGCAGCGTCAAATTTCACGGCGCGGCTCGGTTATACGGGCGGCTTTTTGGCCGTTACAAGGCAGGACGTTGC is a genomic window containing:
- a CDS encoding dissimilatory sulfite reductase D family protein, whose product is MADDKEIVVEFLKSKSAAKSKFYFKDFLELFPDRGPRDVKKVLTKLINEEVLEFWSSGSTSMYGLKGAGKQSHAEGED
- a CDS encoding septal ring lytic transglycosylase RlpA family protein translates to MNKAFRALRVCLALLLCAALLSGCGSRSWRKGGVPGSKPYTVRGKTYYPLKSAHGFVEVGTASWYGPGFHGKKTANGERYNQYAMTAAHKILPLGTKVRVTHLGNGRSIIVRVNDRGPFVDDRVIDLSRSAATRLNMMGTGTARVRVQSLGGIPQLRENGDMSGPFYVQVGAFADKNNAYKLINILTRSGHKGRLEFGSNNMWNVQVGPWQDSNGAQQMLDLFRALYPHAFVVGGN
- a CDS encoding YiiX family permuted papain-like enzyme yields the protein MLREEKISRPRFFLFFLTGLLLAVLLAAMPDRRPVAAAIAPEVREGDIIFHASTSSQSALIRLLTRSPYTHCGLVMRHKGRWLVLEAVQPVKLTPLAAWTARGAGGHYVLKRLKNADAALTPDVLERMRRLGLGMLGRAYDRQFRWSDAKLYCSELVWKLYRRGAGITLCKPQHFRDFNPARPSLAGEAARRYGKNMPPPDEPVVTPAALYDSPLLRIVREE
- the dsrB gene encoding dissimilatory-type sulfite reductase subunit beta codes for the protein MAFISTGYNPQKPMEGRISDIGPHKYDDYFPPMIKKNFGKWLYHEILEPGVLMHVAESGDKVYTVRVGGARTMSITHIRELCDIADKYCGGYLRWTTRNNIEFMVDDEATMKALRDDLNSRKFPGGSFKFPVGGTGACVCNMIHTQGWVHCHTPATDASGPVKCVMDALFDEFDHMRMPAPVRVSLACCINMCGAVHCSDIGLVGIHRKPPMIDHEWADQLCEIPLAVAACPTAAVRPTKVEHNGEKVNSIAIKEDRCMYCGNCYTMCPALPIADSEGDGIAIMVGGKVSNRISMPKFSKVVVGYIPNEPPRWPSLTKTVKHIVEVYAANAEKYERLGEWAERIGWESFFKLTGLEFTHHLIDDFRDSAYYTWRQSTQFKF
- the dsrA gene encoding dissimilatory-type sulfite reductase subunit alpha; amino-acid sequence: MAKYATPKLDELESGPWPSFVSDIKQEAAARAKNPKGLDYQIPADCPEDLLGVLELSYNDKETHWKHGGIVGVFGYGGGVIGRYCDQPEQFPGVAHFHTMRVAQPAGKYYDTKFLRDLCDIWDLRGSGLTNMHGSTGDIVLLGTQTVQLEEVFHELTHKMNVDLGGSGSNLRTPEACLGQSRCEYACYNTQDMCYQLTMDYQDELHRPAFPYKFKFKFDGCPNGCVCAMARSDFAVVGTWKDDIKIDQEKVKAYLAGEIKPNAGAHAGRDWGKFDIQKEVIDRCPSQCMKWDGSKLSIKTADCVRCMHCINTMPQALHIGDERGASILVGAKAPVVDGAQMGSLLVPFISCEAPYDDVKEVIEKIWDWWMEEGKNRERVGETMKRLSFQKLLEVTDTPAMPCQVKAPRANPFIFFKEEEVPGGWNRDLAEFRKRHQR
- a CDS encoding LrgB family protein, with amino-acid sequence MWSVTTLLCVAGTVFVYAVVRRLYLRYKHPLINVVGLSAAVVISALLLLDVPYAAYEPARKIMTALIGAATVSLALPLYRYRKLLLRHAVAIIVSVSAGAFVAMFSAGLIAQSGGLPREVVMSILSKGVSIPFAVEVAKIYDGIPSLAAAFVVATGTLGSLLGVWTLNLVRVNSPFARGLTLGTISHAQGTAAALQEGEEAGAMAGLAMILAGILTAAFAPPVVWLLRVAA